The Rosa chinensis cultivar Old Blush chromosome 7, RchiOBHm-V2, whole genome shotgun sequence DNA segment CCGCACTTTCATATTAACTTGATGTGTATATTATAACTTTCAGGTGGACTGACTCCTGCTGGTGGCAGTGGGTTTGGCGTTTGGCACCTCTACCACAGAGTCAGGCCCGTTGAATCCTGCATCAGTATTTGCTCAACATTTTAATTCCTCAACTTCATCTAGTATATTTTCTCCACAGATCCCATTTAATTTTACTGGTTTCGGGATTTTATCTTCACCATTCAGTTCATCATCTCCACCTTTTTGGCCTTCTTCTACATGGAATCTTTTTACACATTTAGTTTTTGGACAAACATCCTCTCCATCTCTTATAATTAAGTGCACCGGCAACATCTTCATTCACATTTCCAGCTCCATCATCTAACTCCACACTTAATTTCACTCCCACATTCAATTGCTCAGACAGGTGGTGCTTTTGGACAAACATCCACTTCCTTTTGGCCAACTCAAACTCCCTCTGGTCAAACAAGTATGTTCAATACCCCTTCCACTGGGCTTTCTACCACAACCAATTCTTTTGCACCCTCATCTTCATCTCCATCAGTCTTTGGACAAATGCCCACTCCCTTTCCTTCTAGCTCACAGGCCATATCTGCGATTCCATTTTCagcttctccttcaacatataATTCTGGCCTACATAGTTTCACACCTTCAACACCACAGACAGGTGGTACTTTTGGGCAGACATCCACTCTCTTTGGTCAAAACATATCCAATACTCCTTTCACTAGTATTGGTTCAGGGAGCTCTTCGGCAGCTATTCCTACAAGCAACCCAATTTGCTTCAGTCAACCAGCTGTAAGTATCTGTCTCTTTCCAGCATACATATAtaagatctttcatctttttGTTACTATAATAATAAATCAGCACTATGTCAATGATGCCTTAAACTATGTGTTAAACTTTCATGCACTCTTATGCCGAGGCTTGCAGTAAGGATTGAAGTTTCTCACTGACGAAAATGAAAGGATTGTAACAGTGgtattcattttctttttctgccaGTTTGTAGACAAGGACTTGGACAAAGACACAGATATCGACGATTGGGTCTTCTGCTGATCCTTCGGCTGCAAGAATGATGGTCAATGGTGAGGAC contains these protein-coding regions:
- the LOC112176714 gene encoding nuclear pore complex protein NUP98B-like, with the protein product MTQPSQPAFGSNMFGSSMPFGGSQSAFGTTSTTSTPAFGATTLPSGAIGTLPFGAIGSQAFGGTTTPVFGSTRSPVRIGGFKNPNELKQQCQQPGTLAFGIQLLGATVGKVDRVATYTGTLAPDSLGGLTPAGGSGFGVWHLYHRTGGAFGQTSTSFWPTQTPSGQTSMFNTPSTGLSTTTNSFAPSSSSPSVFGQMPTPFPSSSQAISAIPFSASPSTYNSGLHSFTPSTPQTGGTFGQTSTLFGQNISNTPFTSIGSGSSSAAIPTSNPICFSQPATRTWTKTQISTIGSSADPSAARMMVNGEDDAADLLSFLYEIEIDDRVIADF